In the Podospora bellae-mahoneyi strain CBS 112042 chromosome 4, whole genome shotgun sequence genome, one interval contains:
- a CDS encoding hypothetical protein (EggNog:ENOG503PDSC; COG:S): protein MMDPGQAVSLSYQVPPAGNAVMLAAFAALVPLNIFIGIRYKTPLYTSLLTAALIVEVVAHVARIFLGTESASPAYFAVYMVGTHWGATFVGSAIYLVLPHVTVLYGQEFRLVSNALYINIFFTIMDIFSLVFQSVGIIYAASATSASQVDQAVNILLTGLAFQTTTLVAFLGGYRYFWYKIDHRRYILDNTFSATYSSRRFKQFMLVVQAAGCLLVLRTALRITGSSGGLGSSLAVSQVASFLLDDTLVLLAILILTLWPVGRAFGPSWTDTSPLASPDALSDLPLRRHFHRHSRRQILHKRHLSQPYNASEVPSPYTPSHAGSGLPSSVRPLGHRPSPLEPSLASPRNNPVYQRAPYEQSPTGTMPYISPEQSPKMFMTAASPGQYQDGSWKKAKSSPRGPTSPEPTSKMVRSNDLWD from the exons GCTGCCTTTGCTGCCTTGGTTCCGCTCAACATCTTCATAGGAATACGGTACAAGACACCATTATacacctctctcctcacAGCGGCCCTCATCGTCGAAGTTGTCGCCCATGTAGCAAGGATATTTCTCGGCACCGAGTCTGCAAGTCCAGCGTACTTTGCGGTGTATATGGTCGGAACGCACTGGGGAGCTACCTTTGTCGGATCAGCCATCTACCTTGTTCTGCCTCATGTCACTGTGCTCTACGGTCAGGAATTTCGGCTCGTCTCCAACGCCCTCTACATCAACATCTTCTTTACGATCATGGATATCTTTTCTTTGGTCTTTCAATCCGTGGGCATTATTTATGCTGCCAGCGCAACATCAGCGTCACAG GTTGATCAGGCCGTCAACATTCTGCTGACAGGACTTGCCTTCCAAACTACGACTCTGGTCGCCTTCTTGGGTGGTTATCGCTATTTCTGGTACAAAATCGACCATCGACGCTACATCTTGGACAATACCTTCTCTGCAACATACTCATCTCGCCGATTCAAACAATTTATGTTGGTTGTCCAAGCAGCTGGATGTCTCCTTGTACTTCGAACCGCCTTGCGAATCACTGGGTCTTCCGGCGGTCTTGGCAGTTCGCTTGCCGTTTCCCAAGTCGCATCTTTTCTCCTCGACGACACCCTCGTTCTTCTAGCGATTCTTATCCTCACACTTTGGCCAGTAGGGCGCGCCTTTGGACCCTCGTGGACCGATACCTCCCCATTGGCATCCCCCGACGCCCTCAGCGACCTCCCTCTGCGACGGCACTTTCATCGCCATTCCCGAAGGCAGATCCTCCACAAGCGCCATTTATCGCAGCCATATAACGCCTCCGAGGTACCATCACCTTACACACCCAGCCATGCCGGCTCGGGGCTTCCATCGTCTGTTCGCCCGTTAGGACACCGCCCCTCACCGCTTGAGCCTTCTCTCGCTTCTCCGAGAAACAACCCCGTCTATCAGCGCGCGCCTTACGAGCAATCGCCGACAGGCACTATGCCATATATCTCTCCTGAGCAGAGCCCAAAGATGTTCATGACAGCGGCATCACCTGGGCAGTATCAGGATGGAAGTTGGAAGAAAGCCAAGAGCTCGCCACGTGGGCCGACAAGCCCGGAGCCAACATCCAAAATGGTGAGAAGTAATGATCTGTGGGATTAG